Proteins from one Cicer arietinum cultivar CDC Frontier isolate Library 1 chromosome 3, Cicar.CDCFrontier_v2.0, whole genome shotgun sequence genomic window:
- the LOC101501899 gene encoding transcription factor GTE5, chloroplastic-like yields MDLESTKQPRKRLIIKFSSQKNHSTSKPIVTCFWLDAKDSTAIMSQQNNNKELSTPTDSKPILSKEVGVQVMKDSCSKKIINETRNPRTENCGLKAAGGEIKNEKRKKPMQHYKKMQCWVILKRMLIGRDSWPLKDPVDLKLLKASHHKDNLESKYKLKTMGLKDIEAKLELYSTPDEFANDVRFVFSQRMLLYPPRNEIHKIAMKFSESFENKWKSLKKDWELEERKRNKRKMDEHVHESKDFFQTKRSR; encoded by the coding sequence ATGGATTTGGAGAGTACTAAACAACCTCGTAAGCGACTTATAATCAAGTTTTCTTCTCAAAAGAATCATTCTACATCCAAGCCAATCGTTACATGTTTCTGGCTTGACGCTAAAGATTCAACAGCTATTATGTCTcaacaaaacaacaacaagGAACTTTCCACACCAACCGATTCAAAACCCATCTTGTCTAAAGAAGTTGGTGTGCAAGTAATGAAGGATTCTTGTTCCAAGAAGATTATCAATGAAACAAGAAACCCAAGAACCGAAAATTGTGGCTTGAAGGCTGCTGGCGGTGAGATCAAgaatgaaaagagaaagaagCCGATGCAACATTACAAGAAGATGCAATGTTGGGTGATTTTGAAGAGGATGTTGATTGGAAGAGATAGTTGGCCTCTAAAAGACCCTGTTGATCTCAAGTTGTTGAAGGCTTCTCACCACAAGGATAATTTAGAGAGCAAGTATAAGTTGAAGACAATGGGTTTGAAGGATATTGAAGCCAAATTGGAACTCTATTCAACGCCGGATGAGTTTGCTAATGACGTCAGATTTGTATTCTCTCAACGAATGTTGTTATATCCTCCGCGAAATGAGATTCATAAAATTGCAATGAAGTTTAGTGAGTCTTTTGAAAACAAATGGAAGTCTCTAAAGAAAGATTGggaacttgaagaaagaaaaagaaacaagaGGAAGATGGATGAACATGTTCATGAGAGTAAAGACTTCTTCCAAACCAAAAGGTCAAGATAA